The Lepisosteus oculatus isolate fLepOcu1 chromosome 4, fLepOcu1.hap2, whole genome shotgun sequence genome window below encodes:
- the eno4 gene encoding enolase 4 isoform X2 — translation MSYKCFLNKGSQLSKEDREFYELKNRAAEYYRANGVPQKMEDVLNLMFYEKPDDVYGYLANYFSRFSTPPMIYRLLGKEVYDGKGEPTVQADVVCITKNEEKIVSSAVISSPDAVQDYSVQDASVFDDDAKRKDSVLTALQWINESLTTMLKGYEPADQAGVDKLLSDFFAARSLEEQDRKSREKEEQQLSESLPEATPPPMPPTASKDKKTSAKGKKNNHQEKPIPPAEPPEQECPKEFHIPLPMVTLLSCGKSSPGKLNLMDEIILIPKPGQRFKQNFKILLELRSEMGRIMKCASKTGPVPNTISDSGALVVGYDRFEQPLDLITETVSSLGLTLGTDIHLAVNCAAHKLMDYQKGKYEVSIGTSKSPDEMVDMYVELTSRYPGVIALIDPLRKEDREQWDKLYTTIGHRCYLLAEFALKPICSHLNEDSLAMAGINGLVLKQTNHTTVCDLIEVTKQMEGKRYITVTGTTDGEPCDDALSDLAVGLGVRFVKLGGLRRGERVTKYSRLISIEEELAQQGILGSTEELEFNLPCEETRD, via the exons ATGTCTTACAAATGCTTTCTCAATAAAGGCAGTCAGCTTTCTAAAGAAGATCGTGAATTTTACGAGTTAAAAAATAGAGCTGCAGAATACTACAGAGCCAATGGAGTTCCACAGAAAATGGAGGATGTTCTCAACTTAATGTTTTACGAAAAACCAGATGATGTGTACGGATATTTG GCAAACTACTTTTCTAGATTTTCAACACCACCAATGATTTACAGACTCTTGGGAAAAGAAGTGTATGATGGGAAGGGAGAACCAACAGTCCAAGCAGATGTTGTTTGCATCACAAAAAATGAGGAAAAG ATAGTATCCTCAGCTGTGATATCCAGTCCTGATGCAGTCCAAGATTATAGTGTGCAAGATGCCAGTGTTTTTGATGATGACGCCAAAAGGAAAGATTCAGTTCTGACTGCACTTCAATGGATCAATGAGTCTCTAACTACAATGTTAAAGGGGTATGAACCTGCTGACCAAGCAGGAGTGGATAAATTACTAAG TGATTTTTTTGCTGCACGCTCtctggaagagcaggacagaaaGAGCAGAGAAAAGGAGGAGCAACAGCTCTCTGAATCTCTTCCTGAGGCCACCCCACCACCCATGCCACCCACAGCTTCCAAAGACAAAAAGACCAGCGCCAAAG GGAAAAAGAACAACCACCAAGAGAAGCCCATTCCTCCAGCAGAGCCACCAGAGCAG GAGTGTCCCAAGGAATTCCACATTCCGTTGCCCATGGTAACTTTACTTTCTTGTGGAAAATCATCACCTGGAAAACTGAACCTTATGGATGAAATAATTCTCATCCCAAAACCTGGGCAAAGGTTTaaacaa aattttaaaatacttcttGAGCTTCGAAGCGAGATGGGAAGAATAATGAAGTGTGCTTCAAAAACAGGG CCTGTGCCAAATACAATTTCAGATTCCGGGGCACTAGTAGTCGGATATGATCGTTTTGAACAGCCATTAGACCTTATTACAGAGACAGTAAGCAGCCTTGGGCTTACACTTGGGACTGACATTCATCTTGCAGTAAACTGTGCTGCACACAAGCTAATGGACTAT CAAAAAGGCAAATATGAAGTGTCCATAGGAACCTCCAAGTCTCCTGATGAAATGGTGGACATGTATGTTGAATTAACAAGCAGATACCCAGGAGTTATTGCTCTGATTGATCCTTTGAGAAAAGAG GATCGGGAACAGTGGGACAAGCTGTACACTACTATTGGTCACAGATGCTATCTTCTTGCTGAATTTGCATTAAAACCCATCTGTTCACATCTAAATGAGGATAGCCTGGCCATGGCTGGCATTAATGGTTTAGTCCTGAAACAGACCAATCACACAACTGTCTGTGATTTGATTGAAGTCACCAAGCAAATGGAAG GTAAAAGATATATAACTGTCACTGGGACTACAGATGGAGAACCTTGTGATGATGCTCTGTCAGATCTT GCCGTTGGATTGGGAGTTAGGTTTGTCAAATTGGGAGGTCTGCGTCGTGGAGAGCGGGTGACTAAATACAGCCGTCTCATTTCTATAGAGGAAGAATTGGCTCAGCAGGGAATACTGG GTTCAACAGAAGAACTTGAATTCAATTTACCTTGTGAAGAAACAAGAGACTGA
- the eno4 gene encoding enolase 4 isoform X1, translating into MSYKCFLNKGSQLSKEDREFYELKNRAAEYYRANGVPQKMEDVLNLMFYEKPDDVYGYLANYFSRFSTPPMIYRLLGKEVYDGKGEPTVQADVVCITKNEEKIVSSAVISSPDAVQDYSVQDASVFDDDAKRKDSVLTALQWINESLTTMLKGYEPADQAGVDKLLSDFFAARSLEEQDRKSREKEEQQLSESLPEATPPPMPPTASKDKKTSAKGKKNNHQEKPIPPAEPPEQVLPGSMAIGAVSLAVAKAAAHFKGIPLYQHIASLKHSQECPKEFHIPLPMVTLLSCGKSSPGKLNLMDEIILIPKPGQRFKQNFKILLELRSEMGRIMKCASKTGPVPNTISDSGALVVGYDRFEQPLDLITETVSSLGLTLGTDIHLAVNCAAHKLMDYQKGKYEVSIGTSKSPDEMVDMYVELTSRYPGVIALIDPLRKEDREQWDKLYTTIGHRCYLLAEFALKPICSHLNEDSLAMAGINGLVLKQTNHTTVCDLIEVTKQMEGKRYITVTGTTDGEPCDDALSDLAVGLGVRFVKLGGLRRGERVTKYSRLISIEEELAQQGILGSTEELEFNLPCEETRD; encoded by the exons ATGTCTTACAAATGCTTTCTCAATAAAGGCAGTCAGCTTTCTAAAGAAGATCGTGAATTTTACGAGTTAAAAAATAGAGCTGCAGAATACTACAGAGCCAATGGAGTTCCACAGAAAATGGAGGATGTTCTCAACTTAATGTTTTACGAAAAACCAGATGATGTGTACGGATATTTG GCAAACTACTTTTCTAGATTTTCAACACCACCAATGATTTACAGACTCTTGGGAAAAGAAGTGTATGATGGGAAGGGAGAACCAACAGTCCAAGCAGATGTTGTTTGCATCACAAAAAATGAGGAAAAG ATAGTATCCTCAGCTGTGATATCCAGTCCTGATGCAGTCCAAGATTATAGTGTGCAAGATGCCAGTGTTTTTGATGATGACGCCAAAAGGAAAGATTCAGTTCTGACTGCACTTCAATGGATCAATGAGTCTCTAACTACAATGTTAAAGGGGTATGAACCTGCTGACCAAGCAGGAGTGGATAAATTACTAAG TGATTTTTTTGCTGCACGCTCtctggaagagcaggacagaaaGAGCAGAGAAAAGGAGGAGCAACAGCTCTCTGAATCTCTTCCTGAGGCCACCCCACCACCCATGCCACCCACAGCTTCCAAAGACAAAAAGACCAGCGCCAAAG GGAAAAAGAACAACCACCAAGAGAAGCCCATTCCTCCAGCAGAGCCACCAGAGCAGGTGCTACCTGGCAGTATGGCCATAGGAGCTGTGTCACTTGCTGTAGCCAAGGCTGCAGCACACTTTAAAGGCATTCCCCTCTACCAGCACATAGCATCACTGAAACACAGCCAA GAGTGTCCCAAGGAATTCCACATTCCGTTGCCCATGGTAACTTTACTTTCTTGTGGAAAATCATCACCTGGAAAACTGAACCTTATGGATGAAATAATTCTCATCCCAAAACCTGGGCAAAGGTTTaaacaa aattttaaaatacttcttGAGCTTCGAAGCGAGATGGGAAGAATAATGAAGTGTGCTTCAAAAACAGGG CCTGTGCCAAATACAATTTCAGATTCCGGGGCACTAGTAGTCGGATATGATCGTTTTGAACAGCCATTAGACCTTATTACAGAGACAGTAAGCAGCCTTGGGCTTACACTTGGGACTGACATTCATCTTGCAGTAAACTGTGCTGCACACAAGCTAATGGACTAT CAAAAAGGCAAATATGAAGTGTCCATAGGAACCTCCAAGTCTCCTGATGAAATGGTGGACATGTATGTTGAATTAACAAGCAGATACCCAGGAGTTATTGCTCTGATTGATCCTTTGAGAAAAGAG GATCGGGAACAGTGGGACAAGCTGTACACTACTATTGGTCACAGATGCTATCTTCTTGCTGAATTTGCATTAAAACCCATCTGTTCACATCTAAATGAGGATAGCCTGGCCATGGCTGGCATTAATGGTTTAGTCCTGAAACAGACCAATCACACAACTGTCTGTGATTTGATTGAAGTCACCAAGCAAATGGAAG GTAAAAGATATATAACTGTCACTGGGACTACAGATGGAGAACCTTGTGATGATGCTCTGTCAGATCTT GCCGTTGGATTGGGAGTTAGGTTTGTCAAATTGGGAGGTCTGCGTCGTGGAGAGCGGGTGACTAAATACAGCCGTCTCATTTCTATAGAGGAAGAATTGGCTCAGCAGGGAATACTGG GTTCAACAGAAGAACTTGAATTCAATTTACCTTGTGAAGAAACAAGAGACTGA
- the eno4 gene encoding enolase 4 isoform X3 — translation MIYRLLGKEVYDGKGEPTVQADVVCITKNEEKIVSSAVISSPDAVQDYSVQDASVFDDDAKRKDSVLTALQWINESLTTMLKGYEPADQAGVDKLLSDFFAARSLEEQDRKSREKEEQQLSESLPEATPPPMPPTASKDKKTSAKGKKNNHQEKPIPPAEPPEQVLPGSMAIGAVSLAVAKAAAHFKGIPLYQHIASLKHSQECPKEFHIPLPMVTLLSCGKSSPGKLNLMDEIILIPKPGQRFKQNFKILLELRSEMGRIMKCASKTGPVPNTISDSGALVVGYDRFEQPLDLITETVSSLGLTLGTDIHLAVNCAAHKLMDYQKGKYEVSIGTSKSPDEMVDMYVELTSRYPGVIALIDPLRKEDREQWDKLYTTIGHRCYLLAEFALKPICSHLNEDSLAMAGINGLVLKQTNHTTVCDLIEVTKQMEGKRYITVTGTTDGEPCDDALSDLAVGLGVRFVKLGGLRRGERVTKYSRLISIEEELAQQGILGSTEELEFNLPCEETRD, via the exons ATGATTTACAGACTCTTGGGAAAAGAAGTGTATGATGGGAAGGGAGAACCAACAGTCCAAGCAGATGTTGTTTGCATCACAAAAAATGAGGAAAAG ATAGTATCCTCAGCTGTGATATCCAGTCCTGATGCAGTCCAAGATTATAGTGTGCAAGATGCCAGTGTTTTTGATGATGACGCCAAAAGGAAAGATTCAGTTCTGACTGCACTTCAATGGATCAATGAGTCTCTAACTACAATGTTAAAGGGGTATGAACCTGCTGACCAAGCAGGAGTGGATAAATTACTAAG TGATTTTTTTGCTGCACGCTCtctggaagagcaggacagaaaGAGCAGAGAAAAGGAGGAGCAACAGCTCTCTGAATCTCTTCCTGAGGCCACCCCACCACCCATGCCACCCACAGCTTCCAAAGACAAAAAGACCAGCGCCAAAG GGAAAAAGAACAACCACCAAGAGAAGCCCATTCCTCCAGCAGAGCCACCAGAGCAGGTGCTACCTGGCAGTATGGCCATAGGAGCTGTGTCACTTGCTGTAGCCAAGGCTGCAGCACACTTTAAAGGCATTCCCCTCTACCAGCACATAGCATCACTGAAACACAGCCAA GAGTGTCCCAAGGAATTCCACATTCCGTTGCCCATGGTAACTTTACTTTCTTGTGGAAAATCATCACCTGGAAAACTGAACCTTATGGATGAAATAATTCTCATCCCAAAACCTGGGCAAAGGTTTaaacaa aattttaaaatacttcttGAGCTTCGAAGCGAGATGGGAAGAATAATGAAGTGTGCTTCAAAAACAGGG CCTGTGCCAAATACAATTTCAGATTCCGGGGCACTAGTAGTCGGATATGATCGTTTTGAACAGCCATTAGACCTTATTACAGAGACAGTAAGCAGCCTTGGGCTTACACTTGGGACTGACATTCATCTTGCAGTAAACTGTGCTGCACACAAGCTAATGGACTAT CAAAAAGGCAAATATGAAGTGTCCATAGGAACCTCCAAGTCTCCTGATGAAATGGTGGACATGTATGTTGAATTAACAAGCAGATACCCAGGAGTTATTGCTCTGATTGATCCTTTGAGAAAAGAG GATCGGGAACAGTGGGACAAGCTGTACACTACTATTGGTCACAGATGCTATCTTCTTGCTGAATTTGCATTAAAACCCATCTGTTCACATCTAAATGAGGATAGCCTGGCCATGGCTGGCATTAATGGTTTAGTCCTGAAACAGACCAATCACACAACTGTCTGTGATTTGATTGAAGTCACCAAGCAAATGGAAG GTAAAAGATATATAACTGTCACTGGGACTACAGATGGAGAACCTTGTGATGATGCTCTGTCAGATCTT GCCGTTGGATTGGGAGTTAGGTTTGTCAAATTGGGAGGTCTGCGTCGTGGAGAGCGGGTGACTAAATACAGCCGTCTCATTTCTATAGAGGAAGAATTGGCTCAGCAGGGAATACTGG GTTCAACAGAAGAACTTGAATTCAATTTACCTTGTGAAGAAACAAGAGACTGA